The following coding sequences are from one Natrarchaeobius halalkaliphilus window:
- a CDS encoding DUF3006 domain-containing protein, with translation MTETYTATLDRIVDGQTAVLLLEENGETVEQLEADVTKLPPEAQHERAVLEIAVEASELCEAEYLPEVTQSRKESLQERLDRLSKTLSDQE, from the coding sequence ATGACCGAGACTTACACCGCGACGCTCGATCGGATCGTCGACGGACAAACAGCAGTGCTCTTACTCGAGGAGAACGGCGAGACCGTCGAACAGCTCGAGGCCGACGTAACGAAGCTACCACCAGAGGCTCAGCACGAACGGGCGGTCCTCGAGATCGCTGTTGAAGCGAGCGAACTCTGCGAAGCAGAATACCTTCCTGAAGTCACACAGTCTCGCAAAGAGTCTCTACAGGAGCGACTCGATCGGCTCTCGAAGACGCTATCGGACCAAGAGTAA